In a genomic window of Punica granatum isolate Tunisia-2019 chromosome 6, ASM765513v2, whole genome shotgun sequence:
- the LOC116210732 gene encoding uncharacterized protein LOC116210732 isoform X3, which translates to MDQKKLLINERVEVRQFEEGLRGSWHPAVVIGVSNLSRTVEYAELLDEKGDNKLIESIPVTEAVEGLHRRRHVSSCYRGRIRPSCPLSSPWPVDSKLGFGVCVDAFFKDAWWEGVIFDADEDAMERSVYFPDEGDELKFRRDDLRLSRVWDEFSGEWTNCGVWVFLELVRELDGSTPSSKYAKRLWRRLQSNYGFKKMISEWKCGTRSLWKSHLKDVVYERGSKLVKKDLACKKLAVHKARKKRHKLENPQRVEEDAHSPDTVVQLRSSKDLSTIQLTKNGGVSILNKSRARMVSVPLRLNVRKPNRPVVPTAGDRNVLSETLSMEENFTSYATSAQSDASSEEEYSKTRPASCGMTNHEVDRVSIPIRKGQVKERENKLKLPQNSQDDGNKLKGHQLRDGNLAAGARSAGIDQPGGRARVDKLKQVRRKSNVLSTEDTKKELSSKTYAVVSAKRKTKYTRRKRQKGICRADPSIEPPSKQEGGNDAQVNHNLFSSNRQQTPLFESYGRNFRLKDMVSRPRKRKRKRQLDGPQSDTICFVCHFGGELIPCNNCFSSYHLTCLEPEVVPNESWFCPSCCCGLCGSSHSINDNGQWSKICFQCSRSYHVDCLNKVHQEVSDCPAEGFCSNTCYQLCVRLHQLLGTSNPTSVDGLTWTMIRSMRNDYRTCALTRKANLVKLSHALRVVQESFQPITELHTKRDLVRDVVYSSMSKLRRLNFRGFYVMVLQKGDEVVSAATIRIHGQKVAEMPLVATNFDYRQQGMCRLLVHELINLLDKMGIERFILPAASELRTMWEKSFGFSEMPLSDRLELLGYPLLGFQGTTVIQKFLTSSRKNASRDPVFTPEDIQRSKFVVLVCPAVIRVDAVDLMKMIKVIGQNGEPQ; encoded by the exons ATGGATCAGAAGAAGCTGCTGATCAACGAACGAGTCGAG GTACGGCAGTTTGAGGAAGGGTTGCGGGGCTCTTGGCACCCTGCAGTGGTGATTGGTGTTTCAAATTTGTCACGAACTGTTGAGTACGCTGAACTCTTGGATGAAAAAGGCGACAATAAGCTTATTGAGTCCATTCCAGTTACTGAGGCAGTTGAGGGGCTTCACCGACGGCGGCATGTTTCGTCATGTTATCGTGGACGTATTAGACCGTCATGTCCCCTTTCTAGTCCCTGGCCTGTGGATAGTAAGTTAGGTTTTGGAGTTTGCGTTGATGCATTTTTTAAGGATGCATGGTGGGAGGGTGTGATTTTTGATGCCGATGAAGATGCCATGGAGCGGTCTGTGTATTTCCCTGATGAGGGTGATGAACTCAAGTTTAGAAGGGATGATTTACGTCTTAGTCGTGTGTGGGATGAATTTTCAGGTGAATGGACAAACTGTGGCGTGTGGGTATTTTTGGAGTTGGTTAGGGAGCTTGATGGAAGTACGCCTTCATCTAAATATGCGAAAAGGCTTTGGCGCAGATTGCAGTCTAATTATGGGTTCAAGAAAATGATATCAGAATGGAAATGTGGCACTCGTAGTTTGTGGAAAAGTCACTTGAAAGATGTTGTTTATGAAAGAGGAAGCAAGTTGGTGAAGAAGGATCTTGCTTGTAAGAAACTTGCAGTACACAAGGCAAGAAAGAAAAGGCATAAGTTGGAGAATCCTCAGCGAGTTGAAGAAGATGCACATTCACCTGATACTGTTGTTCAGTTAAGAAGTAGCAAAGATTTGAGCACTATTCAATTGACTAAAAATGGAGGAGTCTCCATCCTTAACAAATCCAGAGCTAGGATGGTGTCCGTCCCGTTGAGATTAAATGTTAGAAAGCCCAATCGACCTGTAGTTCCTACTGCAGGTGATAGGAATGTTCTTTCAGAAACTTTGTCCATGGAAGAAAATTTTACAAGTTACGCGACTTCAGCTCAGAGTGATGCATCATCTGAAGAGGAATATTCTAAAACCAGACCTGCCTCTTGTGGTATGACTAACCATGAGGTGGATCGTGTGTCGATACCCATCAGAAAAGGTCAggtaaaagaaagagaaaataagCTGAAGCTCCCACAGAATAGTCAAGATGATGGTAACAAGTTGAAGGGCCATCAATTAAGAGATGGTAACCTTGCTGCGGGTGCAAGGTCTGCTGGAATCGATCAACCTGGTGGGAGGGCTAGAGTCGATAAGTTAAAGCAGGTAAGGAGGAAGTCTAATGTTCTCTCTACAGAAGATACAAAAAAGGAGCTGAGCAGCAAGACTTATGCTGTTGTTAGTGCCAAAAGAAAGACCAAATATACCAGAAGAAAGAGACAGAAAGGAATCTGCAGAGCAGATCCAAGCATCGAGCCTCCATCAAAGCAAGAGGGTGGGAATGATGCACAAGTAAACCACAACTTATTCTCCAGTAATCGCCAGCAGACTCCATTATTTGAGAGTTATGGAAGAAATTTCAGGCTCAAAGACATGGTCTCCCGTCCTCGGAAGCGAAAGAGGAAGAGACAGCTGGATGGTCCACAAAGTGACACAATCTGTTTTGTTTGTCACTTCGGGGGAGAGCTTATCCCATGCAATAATTGCTTTTCCTCTTACCATCTGACTTGCCTCGAACCTGAG GTTGTTCCTAATGAAAGCTGGTTTTGTCCATCTTGTTGCTGTGGCCTATGTGGCTCGAGTCATTCCATTAATGACAATGGTCAGTGGAGTAAAATTTGCTTCCAATGCTCACGCAGTT ATCATGTGGATTGCTTAAATAAAGTGCATCAGGAAGTTTCTGATTGCCCTGCAGAAGGTTTCTGCAGCAACACTTGTTATCAG TTATGTGTCCGTCTTCATCAGCTTCTGGGAACATCAAACCCTACTTCTGTGGATGGCTTGACATGGACCATGATCAGATCAATGCGAAATGATTACAGAACTTGTGCTTTGACCCGGAAAGCTAATCTTGTAAAGTTATCACATGCTCTTAGAGTTGTCCAGGAGAGCTTTCAACCTATCACCGAGCTCCATACCAAGAGGGATCTGGTCAGAGATGTTGTGTACAGCTCCAT GTCAAAGCTTAGAAGGTTGAATTTTCGAGGATTTTATGTCATGGTTTTGCAGAAAGGAGATGAGGTTGTGTCTGCAGCCACAATAAG GATTCATGGCCAAAAGGTTGCAGAGATGCCTCTAGTCGCTACTAATTTTGATTACCGTCAGCAGGGGATGTGCCGTCTTCTGGTCCATGAATTGATAAAT CTGCTTGACAAAATGGGCATCGAGAGGTTTATCTTGCCTGCTGCATCCGAACTCAGAACAATGTGGGAAAAATCCTTTGGCTTTTCTGAGATGCCTCTATCTGACAGGCTAGAACTACTAGGCTATCCCCTGTTAGGCTTCCAGGGAACCACAGTGATCCAGAAGTTCCTCACTAGTTCCCGCAAGAATGCATCGAGAG ATCCTGTATTTACTCCTGAAGATATCCAAAGAAGTAAATTCGTTGTATTGGTG TGCCCTGCGGTGATAAGAGTGGATGCAGTTGATctgatgaagatgatcaaaGTAATAGGACAGAATGGTGAACCCCAGTGA
- the LOC116210732 gene encoding uncharacterized protein LOC116210732 isoform X4, whose product MDQKKLLINERVEVRQFEEGLRGSWHPAVVIGVSNLSRTVEYAELLDEKGDNKLIESIPVTEAVEGLHRRRHVSSCYRGRIRPSCPLSSPWPVDSKLGFGVCVDAFFKDAWWEGVIFDADEDAMERSVYFPDEGDELKFRRDDLRLSRVWDEFSGEWTNCGVWVFLELVRELDGSTPSSKYAKRLWRRLQSNYGFKKMISEWKCGTRSLWKSHLKDVVYERGSKLVKKDLACKKLAVHKARKKRHKLENPQRVEEDAHSPDTVVQLRSSKDLSTIQLTKNGGVSILNKSRARMVSVPLRLNVRKPNRPVVPTAGDRNVLSETLSMEENFTSYATSAQSDASSEEEYSKTRPASCGMTNHEVDRVSIPIRKGQVKERENKLKLPQNSQDDGNKLKGHQLRDGNLAAGARSAGIDQPGGRARVDKLKQVRRKSNVLSTEDTKKELSSKTYAVVSAKRKTKYTRRKRQKGICRADPSIEPPSKQEGGNDAQVNHNLFSSNRQQTPLFESYGRNFRLKDMVSRPRKRKRKRQLDGPQSDTICFVCHFGGELIPCNNCFSSYHLTCLEPEVVPNESWFCPSCCCGLCGSSHSINDNGQWSKICFQCSRSYHVDCLNKVHQEVSDCPAEGFCSNTCYQLCVRLHQLLGTSNPTSVDGLTWTMIRSMRNDYRTCALTRKANLVKLSHALRVVQESFQPITELHTKRDLVRDVVYSSMSKLRRLNFRGFYVMVLQKGDEVVSAATIRIHGQKVAEMPLVATNFDYRQQGMCRLLVHELINLLDKMGIERFILPAASELRTMWEKSFGFSEMPLSDRLELLGYPLLGFQGTTVIQKFLTSSRKNASRVPCGDKSGCS is encoded by the exons ATGGATCAGAAGAAGCTGCTGATCAACGAACGAGTCGAG GTACGGCAGTTTGAGGAAGGGTTGCGGGGCTCTTGGCACCCTGCAGTGGTGATTGGTGTTTCAAATTTGTCACGAACTGTTGAGTACGCTGAACTCTTGGATGAAAAAGGCGACAATAAGCTTATTGAGTCCATTCCAGTTACTGAGGCAGTTGAGGGGCTTCACCGACGGCGGCATGTTTCGTCATGTTATCGTGGACGTATTAGACCGTCATGTCCCCTTTCTAGTCCCTGGCCTGTGGATAGTAAGTTAGGTTTTGGAGTTTGCGTTGATGCATTTTTTAAGGATGCATGGTGGGAGGGTGTGATTTTTGATGCCGATGAAGATGCCATGGAGCGGTCTGTGTATTTCCCTGATGAGGGTGATGAACTCAAGTTTAGAAGGGATGATTTACGTCTTAGTCGTGTGTGGGATGAATTTTCAGGTGAATGGACAAACTGTGGCGTGTGGGTATTTTTGGAGTTGGTTAGGGAGCTTGATGGAAGTACGCCTTCATCTAAATATGCGAAAAGGCTTTGGCGCAGATTGCAGTCTAATTATGGGTTCAAGAAAATGATATCAGAATGGAAATGTGGCACTCGTAGTTTGTGGAAAAGTCACTTGAAAGATGTTGTTTATGAAAGAGGAAGCAAGTTGGTGAAGAAGGATCTTGCTTGTAAGAAACTTGCAGTACACAAGGCAAGAAAGAAAAGGCATAAGTTGGAGAATCCTCAGCGAGTTGAAGAAGATGCACATTCACCTGATACTGTTGTTCAGTTAAGAAGTAGCAAAGATTTGAGCACTATTCAATTGACTAAAAATGGAGGAGTCTCCATCCTTAACAAATCCAGAGCTAGGATGGTGTCCGTCCCGTTGAGATTAAATGTTAGAAAGCCCAATCGACCTGTAGTTCCTACTGCAGGTGATAGGAATGTTCTTTCAGAAACTTTGTCCATGGAAGAAAATTTTACAAGTTACGCGACTTCAGCTCAGAGTGATGCATCATCTGAAGAGGAATATTCTAAAACCAGACCTGCCTCTTGTGGTATGACTAACCATGAGGTGGATCGTGTGTCGATACCCATCAGAAAAGGTCAggtaaaagaaagagaaaataagCTGAAGCTCCCACAGAATAGTCAAGATGATGGTAACAAGTTGAAGGGCCATCAATTAAGAGATGGTAACCTTGCTGCGGGTGCAAGGTCTGCTGGAATCGATCAACCTGGTGGGAGGGCTAGAGTCGATAAGTTAAAGCAGGTAAGGAGGAAGTCTAATGTTCTCTCTACAGAAGATACAAAAAAGGAGCTGAGCAGCAAGACTTATGCTGTTGTTAGTGCCAAAAGAAAGACCAAATATACCAGAAGAAAGAGACAGAAAGGAATCTGCAGAGCAGATCCAAGCATCGAGCCTCCATCAAAGCAAGAGGGTGGGAATGATGCACAAGTAAACCACAACTTATTCTCCAGTAATCGCCAGCAGACTCCATTATTTGAGAGTTATGGAAGAAATTTCAGGCTCAAAGACATGGTCTCCCGTCCTCGGAAGCGAAAGAGGAAGAGACAGCTGGATGGTCCACAAAGTGACACAATCTGTTTTGTTTGTCACTTCGGGGGAGAGCTTATCCCATGCAATAATTGCTTTTCCTCTTACCATCTGACTTGCCTCGAACCTGAG GTTGTTCCTAATGAAAGCTGGTTTTGTCCATCTTGTTGCTGTGGCCTATGTGGCTCGAGTCATTCCATTAATGACAATGGTCAGTGGAGTAAAATTTGCTTCCAATGCTCACGCAGTT ATCATGTGGATTGCTTAAATAAAGTGCATCAGGAAGTTTCTGATTGCCCTGCAGAAGGTTTCTGCAGCAACACTTGTTATCAG TTATGTGTCCGTCTTCATCAGCTTCTGGGAACATCAAACCCTACTTCTGTGGATGGCTTGACATGGACCATGATCAGATCAATGCGAAATGATTACAGAACTTGTGCTTTGACCCGGAAAGCTAATCTTGTAAAGTTATCACATGCTCTTAGAGTTGTCCAGGAGAGCTTTCAACCTATCACCGAGCTCCATACCAAGAGGGATCTGGTCAGAGATGTTGTGTACAGCTCCAT GTCAAAGCTTAGAAGGTTGAATTTTCGAGGATTTTATGTCATGGTTTTGCAGAAAGGAGATGAGGTTGTGTCTGCAGCCACAATAAG GATTCATGGCCAAAAGGTTGCAGAGATGCCTCTAGTCGCTACTAATTTTGATTACCGTCAGCAGGGGATGTGCCGTCTTCTGGTCCATGAATTGATAAAT CTGCTTGACAAAATGGGCATCGAGAGGTTTATCTTGCCTGCTGCATCCGAACTCAGAACAATGTGGGAAAAATCCTTTGGCTTTTCTGAGATGCCTCTATCTGACAGGCTAGAACTACTAGGCTATCCCCTGTTAGGCTTCCAGGGAACCACAGTGATCCAGAAGTTCCTCACTAGTTCCCGCAAGAATGCATCGAGAG TGCCCTGCGGTGATAAGAGTGGATGCAGTTGA
- the LOC116210732 gene encoding uncharacterized protein LOC116210732 isoform X2 — protein MDQKKLLINERVEVRQFEEGLRGSWHPAVVIGVSNLSRTVEYAELLDEKGDNKLIESIPVTEAVEGLHRRRHVSSCYRGRIRPSCPLSSPWPVDSKLGFGVCVDAFFKDAWWEGVIFDADEDAMERSVYFPDEGDELKFRRDDLRLSRVWDEFSGEWTNCGVWVFLELVRELDGSTPSSKYAKRLWRRLQSNYGFKKMISEWKCGTRSLWKSHLKDVVYERGSKLVKKDLACKKLAVHKARKKRHKLENPQRVEEDAHSPDTVVQLRSSKDLSTIQLTKNGGVSILNKSRARMVSVPLRLNVRKPNRPVVPTAGDRNVLSETLSMEENFTSYATSAQSDASSEEEYSKTRPASCGMTNHEVDRVSIPIRKGQVKERENKLKLPQNSQDDGNKLKGHQLRDGNLAAGARSAGIDQPGGRARVDKLKQVRRKSNVLSTEDTKKELSSKTYAVVSAKRKTKYTRRKRQKGICRADPSIEPPSKQEGGNDAQVNHNLFSSNRQQTPLFESYGRNFRLKDMVSRPRKRKRKRQLDGPQSDTICFVCHFGGELIPCNNCFSSYHLTCLEPEVVPNESWFCPSCCCGLCGSSHSINDNDHVDCLNKVHQEVSDCPAEGFCSNTCYQLCVRLHQLLGTSNPTSVDGLTWTMIRSMRNDYRTCALTRKANLVKLSHALRVVQESFQPITELHTKRDLVRDVVYSSMSKLRRLNFRGFYVMVLQKGDEVVSAATIRIHGQKVAEMPLVATNFDYRQQGMCRLLVHELINLLDKMGIERFILPAASELRTMWEKSFGFSEMPLSDRLELLGYPLLGFQGTTVIQKFLTSSRKNASRDGSIRIFSSRCLLFEMPIGEPPNTSSERFSSLFYKRKFKSDSFMEQNKAEASQENFHHFQHVCERKIIRESFGEKSKAKCHSEILHPFEYFYKLRRVLAGGN, from the exons ATGGATCAGAAGAAGCTGCTGATCAACGAACGAGTCGAG GTACGGCAGTTTGAGGAAGGGTTGCGGGGCTCTTGGCACCCTGCAGTGGTGATTGGTGTTTCAAATTTGTCACGAACTGTTGAGTACGCTGAACTCTTGGATGAAAAAGGCGACAATAAGCTTATTGAGTCCATTCCAGTTACTGAGGCAGTTGAGGGGCTTCACCGACGGCGGCATGTTTCGTCATGTTATCGTGGACGTATTAGACCGTCATGTCCCCTTTCTAGTCCCTGGCCTGTGGATAGTAAGTTAGGTTTTGGAGTTTGCGTTGATGCATTTTTTAAGGATGCATGGTGGGAGGGTGTGATTTTTGATGCCGATGAAGATGCCATGGAGCGGTCTGTGTATTTCCCTGATGAGGGTGATGAACTCAAGTTTAGAAGGGATGATTTACGTCTTAGTCGTGTGTGGGATGAATTTTCAGGTGAATGGACAAACTGTGGCGTGTGGGTATTTTTGGAGTTGGTTAGGGAGCTTGATGGAAGTACGCCTTCATCTAAATATGCGAAAAGGCTTTGGCGCAGATTGCAGTCTAATTATGGGTTCAAGAAAATGATATCAGAATGGAAATGTGGCACTCGTAGTTTGTGGAAAAGTCACTTGAAAGATGTTGTTTATGAAAGAGGAAGCAAGTTGGTGAAGAAGGATCTTGCTTGTAAGAAACTTGCAGTACACAAGGCAAGAAAGAAAAGGCATAAGTTGGAGAATCCTCAGCGAGTTGAAGAAGATGCACATTCACCTGATACTGTTGTTCAGTTAAGAAGTAGCAAAGATTTGAGCACTATTCAATTGACTAAAAATGGAGGAGTCTCCATCCTTAACAAATCCAGAGCTAGGATGGTGTCCGTCCCGTTGAGATTAAATGTTAGAAAGCCCAATCGACCTGTAGTTCCTACTGCAGGTGATAGGAATGTTCTTTCAGAAACTTTGTCCATGGAAGAAAATTTTACAAGTTACGCGACTTCAGCTCAGAGTGATGCATCATCTGAAGAGGAATATTCTAAAACCAGACCTGCCTCTTGTGGTATGACTAACCATGAGGTGGATCGTGTGTCGATACCCATCAGAAAAGGTCAggtaaaagaaagagaaaataagCTGAAGCTCCCACAGAATAGTCAAGATGATGGTAACAAGTTGAAGGGCCATCAATTAAGAGATGGTAACCTTGCTGCGGGTGCAAGGTCTGCTGGAATCGATCAACCTGGTGGGAGGGCTAGAGTCGATAAGTTAAAGCAGGTAAGGAGGAAGTCTAATGTTCTCTCTACAGAAGATACAAAAAAGGAGCTGAGCAGCAAGACTTATGCTGTTGTTAGTGCCAAAAGAAAGACCAAATATACCAGAAGAAAGAGACAGAAAGGAATCTGCAGAGCAGATCCAAGCATCGAGCCTCCATCAAAGCAAGAGGGTGGGAATGATGCACAAGTAAACCACAACTTATTCTCCAGTAATCGCCAGCAGACTCCATTATTTGAGAGTTATGGAAGAAATTTCAGGCTCAAAGACATGGTCTCCCGTCCTCGGAAGCGAAAGAGGAAGAGACAGCTGGATGGTCCACAAAGTGACACAATCTGTTTTGTTTGTCACTTCGGGGGAGAGCTTATCCCATGCAATAATTGCTTTTCCTCTTACCATCTGACTTGCCTCGAACCTGAG GTTGTTCCTAATGAAAGCTGGTTTTGTCCATCTTGTTGCTGTGGCCTATGTGGCTCGAGTCATTCCATTAATGACAATG ATCATGTGGATTGCTTAAATAAAGTGCATCAGGAAGTTTCTGATTGCCCTGCAGAAGGTTTCTGCAGCAACACTTGTTATCAG TTATGTGTCCGTCTTCATCAGCTTCTGGGAACATCAAACCCTACTTCTGTGGATGGCTTGACATGGACCATGATCAGATCAATGCGAAATGATTACAGAACTTGTGCTTTGACCCGGAAAGCTAATCTTGTAAAGTTATCACATGCTCTTAGAGTTGTCCAGGAGAGCTTTCAACCTATCACCGAGCTCCATACCAAGAGGGATCTGGTCAGAGATGTTGTGTACAGCTCCAT GTCAAAGCTTAGAAGGTTGAATTTTCGAGGATTTTATGTCATGGTTTTGCAGAAAGGAGATGAGGTTGTGTCTGCAGCCACAATAAG GATTCATGGCCAAAAGGTTGCAGAGATGCCTCTAGTCGCTACTAATTTTGATTACCGTCAGCAGGGGATGTGCCGTCTTCTGGTCCATGAATTGATAAAT CTGCTTGACAAAATGGGCATCGAGAGGTTTATCTTGCCTGCTGCATCCGAACTCAGAACAATGTGGGAAAAATCCTTTGGCTTTTCTGAGATGCCTCTATCTGACAGGCTAGAACTACTAGGCTATCCCCTGTTAGGCTTCCAGGGAACCACAGTGATCCAGAAGTTCCTCACTAGTTCCCGCAAGAATGCATCGAGAG ATGGGTCTATCAGAATCTTCTCCTCTAGATGCTTACTTTTTGag ATGCCTATAGGCGAACCTCCTAACACTAGCAGTGAAAGATTTAGCAGTTTATTTTACAAGCGCAAGTTCAAAAGTGACTCTTTCATGGAACAAAATAAAGCAGAAGCCTCCCAGGAAAACTTTCACCACTTTCAACATGTGTGTGAGCGCAAGATCATAAGAGAATCTTTTGGAGAAAAGAGTAAAGCAAAATGTCACTCTGAAATTCTTCATCCGTTTGAGTATTTTTACAAGCTGAGACGAGTACTAGCAGGCGGAAATTGA
- the LOC116210732 gene encoding uncharacterized protein LOC116210732 isoform X1 — protein MDQKKLLINERVEVRQFEEGLRGSWHPAVVIGVSNLSRTVEYAELLDEKGDNKLIESIPVTEAVEGLHRRRHVSSCYRGRIRPSCPLSSPWPVDSKLGFGVCVDAFFKDAWWEGVIFDADEDAMERSVYFPDEGDELKFRRDDLRLSRVWDEFSGEWTNCGVWVFLELVRELDGSTPSSKYAKRLWRRLQSNYGFKKMISEWKCGTRSLWKSHLKDVVYERGSKLVKKDLACKKLAVHKARKKRHKLENPQRVEEDAHSPDTVVQLRSSKDLSTIQLTKNGGVSILNKSRARMVSVPLRLNVRKPNRPVVPTAGDRNVLSETLSMEENFTSYATSAQSDASSEEEYSKTRPASCGMTNHEVDRVSIPIRKGQVKERENKLKLPQNSQDDGNKLKGHQLRDGNLAAGARSAGIDQPGGRARVDKLKQVRRKSNVLSTEDTKKELSSKTYAVVSAKRKTKYTRRKRQKGICRADPSIEPPSKQEGGNDAQVNHNLFSSNRQQTPLFESYGRNFRLKDMVSRPRKRKRKRQLDGPQSDTICFVCHFGGELIPCNNCFSSYHLTCLEPEVVPNESWFCPSCCCGLCGSSHSINDNGQWSKICFQCSRSYHVDCLNKVHQEVSDCPAEGFCSNTCYQLCVRLHQLLGTSNPTSVDGLTWTMIRSMRNDYRTCALTRKANLVKLSHALRVVQESFQPITELHTKRDLVRDVVYSSMSKLRRLNFRGFYVMVLQKGDEVVSAATIRIHGQKVAEMPLVATNFDYRQQGMCRLLVHELINLLDKMGIERFILPAASELRTMWEKSFGFSEMPLSDRLELLGYPLLGFQGTTVIQKFLTSSRKNASRDGSIRIFSSRCLLFEMPIGEPPNTSSERFSSLFYKRKFKSDSFMEQNKAEASQENFHHFQHVCERKIIRESFGEKSKAKCHSEILHPFEYFYKLRRVLAGGN, from the exons ATGGATCAGAAGAAGCTGCTGATCAACGAACGAGTCGAG GTACGGCAGTTTGAGGAAGGGTTGCGGGGCTCTTGGCACCCTGCAGTGGTGATTGGTGTTTCAAATTTGTCACGAACTGTTGAGTACGCTGAACTCTTGGATGAAAAAGGCGACAATAAGCTTATTGAGTCCATTCCAGTTACTGAGGCAGTTGAGGGGCTTCACCGACGGCGGCATGTTTCGTCATGTTATCGTGGACGTATTAGACCGTCATGTCCCCTTTCTAGTCCCTGGCCTGTGGATAGTAAGTTAGGTTTTGGAGTTTGCGTTGATGCATTTTTTAAGGATGCATGGTGGGAGGGTGTGATTTTTGATGCCGATGAAGATGCCATGGAGCGGTCTGTGTATTTCCCTGATGAGGGTGATGAACTCAAGTTTAGAAGGGATGATTTACGTCTTAGTCGTGTGTGGGATGAATTTTCAGGTGAATGGACAAACTGTGGCGTGTGGGTATTTTTGGAGTTGGTTAGGGAGCTTGATGGAAGTACGCCTTCATCTAAATATGCGAAAAGGCTTTGGCGCAGATTGCAGTCTAATTATGGGTTCAAGAAAATGATATCAGAATGGAAATGTGGCACTCGTAGTTTGTGGAAAAGTCACTTGAAAGATGTTGTTTATGAAAGAGGAAGCAAGTTGGTGAAGAAGGATCTTGCTTGTAAGAAACTTGCAGTACACAAGGCAAGAAAGAAAAGGCATAAGTTGGAGAATCCTCAGCGAGTTGAAGAAGATGCACATTCACCTGATACTGTTGTTCAGTTAAGAAGTAGCAAAGATTTGAGCACTATTCAATTGACTAAAAATGGAGGAGTCTCCATCCTTAACAAATCCAGAGCTAGGATGGTGTCCGTCCCGTTGAGATTAAATGTTAGAAAGCCCAATCGACCTGTAGTTCCTACTGCAGGTGATAGGAATGTTCTTTCAGAAACTTTGTCCATGGAAGAAAATTTTACAAGTTACGCGACTTCAGCTCAGAGTGATGCATCATCTGAAGAGGAATATTCTAAAACCAGACCTGCCTCTTGTGGTATGACTAACCATGAGGTGGATCGTGTGTCGATACCCATCAGAAAAGGTCAggtaaaagaaagagaaaataagCTGAAGCTCCCACAGAATAGTCAAGATGATGGTAACAAGTTGAAGGGCCATCAATTAAGAGATGGTAACCTTGCTGCGGGTGCAAGGTCTGCTGGAATCGATCAACCTGGTGGGAGGGCTAGAGTCGATAAGTTAAAGCAGGTAAGGAGGAAGTCTAATGTTCTCTCTACAGAAGATACAAAAAAGGAGCTGAGCAGCAAGACTTATGCTGTTGTTAGTGCCAAAAGAAAGACCAAATATACCAGAAGAAAGAGACAGAAAGGAATCTGCAGAGCAGATCCAAGCATCGAGCCTCCATCAAAGCAAGAGGGTGGGAATGATGCACAAGTAAACCACAACTTATTCTCCAGTAATCGCCAGCAGACTCCATTATTTGAGAGTTATGGAAGAAATTTCAGGCTCAAAGACATGGTCTCCCGTCCTCGGAAGCGAAAGAGGAAGAGACAGCTGGATGGTCCACAAAGTGACACAATCTGTTTTGTTTGTCACTTCGGGGGAGAGCTTATCCCATGCAATAATTGCTTTTCCTCTTACCATCTGACTTGCCTCGAACCTGAG GTTGTTCCTAATGAAAGCTGGTTTTGTCCATCTTGTTGCTGTGGCCTATGTGGCTCGAGTCATTCCATTAATGACAATGGTCAGTGGAGTAAAATTTGCTTCCAATGCTCACGCAGTT ATCATGTGGATTGCTTAAATAAAGTGCATCAGGAAGTTTCTGATTGCCCTGCAGAAGGTTTCTGCAGCAACACTTGTTATCAG TTATGTGTCCGTCTTCATCAGCTTCTGGGAACATCAAACCCTACTTCTGTGGATGGCTTGACATGGACCATGATCAGATCAATGCGAAATGATTACAGAACTTGTGCTTTGACCCGGAAAGCTAATCTTGTAAAGTTATCACATGCTCTTAGAGTTGTCCAGGAGAGCTTTCAACCTATCACCGAGCTCCATACCAAGAGGGATCTGGTCAGAGATGTTGTGTACAGCTCCAT GTCAAAGCTTAGAAGGTTGAATTTTCGAGGATTTTATGTCATGGTTTTGCAGAAAGGAGATGAGGTTGTGTCTGCAGCCACAATAAG GATTCATGGCCAAAAGGTTGCAGAGATGCCTCTAGTCGCTACTAATTTTGATTACCGTCAGCAGGGGATGTGCCGTCTTCTGGTCCATGAATTGATAAAT CTGCTTGACAAAATGGGCATCGAGAGGTTTATCTTGCCTGCTGCATCCGAACTCAGAACAATGTGGGAAAAATCCTTTGGCTTTTCTGAGATGCCTCTATCTGACAGGCTAGAACTACTAGGCTATCCCCTGTTAGGCTTCCAGGGAACCACAGTGATCCAGAAGTTCCTCACTAGTTCCCGCAAGAATGCATCGAGAG ATGGGTCTATCAGAATCTTCTCCTCTAGATGCTTACTTTTTGag ATGCCTATAGGCGAACCTCCTAACACTAGCAGTGAAAGATTTAGCAGTTTATTTTACAAGCGCAAGTTCAAAAGTGACTCTTTCATGGAACAAAATAAAGCAGAAGCCTCCCAGGAAAACTTTCACCACTTTCAACATGTGTGTGAGCGCAAGATCATAAGAGAATCTTTTGGAGAAAAGAGTAAAGCAAAATGTCACTCTGAAATTCTTCATCCGTTTGAGTATTTTTACAAGCTGAGACGAGTACTAGCAGGCGGAAATTGA